The Candidatus Alcyoniella australis genome window below encodes:
- a CDS encoding glycosyltransferase family 39 protein yields the protein MLGNTKRIERNWTKLLLPLIIAAGAALRLPSILAGPQRRVGLCLADDAFYYFQIARNIVNGVGPTFDGSVATNGFHPVYMALLLPLFAIWPEGGDAPVRAAMLLLAAAWLATAVPLYLIGRELCGRAAGLFAALMFCLSPYTAVISGMGVESPLAVLVMAWAAYWQLTRVRAQPDAPLKRVVVLGALLGLAMLCRTDSGLICVVLGLDLLWSMRSRPTRALRNALVCAATAGLVFAPWPLWSYIVLGHAGQDSGSALLVLTRHELANSGMEVGSYATLKLREALNMHLLRFLGFSTRAQALGLWGVLAVAAIVARIVRGPSGRAPGRGAFIFVGALAIWLFYAAIFWSQRFWYHGHTLFALSLLLGLLACRMRDLFSARRTSAALVLIAVLLAGWTPTALAIWKNGVQPWQSRYYQAAQDLGADRIEGVDPHEPLGAFNSGIYAYVSGREVVNLDGVVNREARDALAQGRLDQYLRQRRIDLIIDHAELIQSFGDRCQQGWSGLRVIKKYGDVFLVRLNQENRQ from the coding sequence ATGCTCGGAAATACAAAGCGAATAGAGCGCAACTGGACGAAGCTGCTGCTGCCGCTGATCATCGCGGCCGGGGCCGCGTTGCGTTTGCCTTCGATCCTCGCCGGTCCGCAGCGCCGCGTGGGACTGTGCCTGGCCGACGACGCGTTTTACTATTTCCAGATCGCCCGCAACATCGTCAACGGCGTGGGCCCGACCTTCGACGGCAGTGTGGCTACCAACGGCTTCCACCCGGTCTACATGGCGCTGCTGCTGCCGCTGTTCGCGATTTGGCCCGAGGGCGGGGACGCGCCGGTGCGCGCGGCAATGCTGTTGCTCGCCGCGGCCTGGCTGGCCACGGCCGTGCCGCTGTATCTGATCGGCCGCGAGCTTTGCGGCCGTGCGGCCGGGCTGTTCGCGGCGTTGATGTTTTGCCTCAGCCCGTACACGGCGGTGATCAGCGGGATGGGCGTGGAGTCGCCGCTGGCCGTGCTGGTGATGGCCTGGGCCGCATACTGGCAGCTCACCCGCGTGCGCGCGCAGCCCGACGCGCCGCTCAAACGCGTGGTGGTGCTCGGCGCGCTACTGGGCCTGGCAATGCTCTGCCGCACCGACTCGGGTCTGATCTGCGTGGTATTGGGCCTGGACCTGCTGTGGTCGATGCGCTCCCGTCCCACTCGGGCCCTGCGCAACGCGTTGGTCTGCGCGGCCACGGCCGGGCTGGTGTTCGCGCCCTGGCCGCTGTGGTCGTACATCGTTCTAGGGCACGCGGGACAGGACAGCGGGTCGGCGCTGCTGGTGCTCACGCGCCACGAGCTGGCCAACTCCGGGATGGAGGTCGGATCGTACGCAACGCTCAAGCTGCGCGAGGCGCTGAACATGCACCTGTTGCGCTTTCTAGGATTTTCGACCAGGGCCCAGGCCCTGGGACTGTGGGGCGTGCTGGCCGTGGCGGCGATCGTTGCACGCATCGTGCGCGGTCCCAGCGGACGCGCGCCGGGCCGCGGCGCGTTTATTTTTGTCGGGGCCCTGGCGATCTGGCTGTTCTATGCCGCGATATTTTGGAGCCAGCGCTTTTGGTATCACGGCCACACGCTGTTCGCCCTCTCGTTGCTGCTGGGGCTGCTGGCGTGCCGGATGAGAGATCTATTCAGCGCGAGGCGCACATCGGCCGCGCTGGTTTTGATTGCGGTGCTGTTGGCGGGCTGGACTCCCACTGCGCTGGCGATTTGGAAAAACGGCGTGCAGCCGTGGCAGAGCCGATACTACCAGGCCGCACAGGACCTGGGCGCGGACCGTATCGAGGGGGTCGATCCGCACGAGCCGCTGGGCGCATTCAACAGCGGAATTTACGCCTACGTCTCGGGCCGCGAGGTGGTCAATCTTGACGGCGTGGTCAACCGCGAGGCGCGCGACGCCCTGGCGCAGGGGCGACTCGACCAATACTTGCGGCAGCGTCGGATCGATCTTATCATCGACCATGCCGAGCTGATCCAAAGCTTCGGCGACCGCTGCCAACAAGGTTGGAGCGGCCTGCGTGTCATTAAAAAGTATGGCGACGTCTTCCTTGTCAGGCTTAATCAGGAGAACAGGCAATGA
- a CDS encoding MBL fold metallo-hydrolase, protein MRIRYNGHSSFTITAADGTVIVTDPYEPGAYGGGIGYHQIGDQPDIVTVSHDHADHGYTEGFSGEFEIVRESASHKGIEFRAIDTFHDDQGGAQRGANTIFVFEVDGVTLCHLGDLGHVLSDEQIALIGPVDVLMAPIGGHFTIDPLQATDVFERLRPKVFLPMHYKTDKCGFPIAGVDEFVKGKARVQRIDSDAIEVEADKLPGEPEVKVLNHAC, encoded by the coding sequence ATGCGCATCCGTTACAACGGTCACTCGAGCTTCACGATCACCGCGGCCGACGGCACGGTGATCGTCACCGACCCCTACGAGCCCGGGGCCTACGGCGGCGGGATCGGCTATCACCAGATCGGCGACCAGCCGGACATCGTCACCGTCAGCCACGACCACGCAGACCACGGCTATACCGAAGGCTTCTCCGGCGAGTTCGAGATCGTGCGCGAATCCGCTTCGCACAAGGGGATCGAGTTCCGCGCGATCGACACGTTCCACGACGATCAGGGCGGCGCCCAACGCGGCGCGAACACGATCTTCGTCTTCGAGGTCGACGGCGTGACCCTCTGCCACCTGGGCGATCTGGGGCACGTGCTCAGCGACGAACAGATCGCGCTGATCGGGCCGGTCGACGTGCTGATGGCGCCCATCGGCGGGCACTTCACCATCGACCCGCTGCAGGCCACGGATGTGTTTGAGCGCCTGCGGCCCAAGGTCTTTCTGCCGATGCACTACAAGACCGATAAGTGCGGATTTCCCATCGCCGGGGTCGACGAGTTCGTCAAGGGCAAGGCGCGCGTGCAGCGCATCGATTCCGACGCCATTGAGGTCGAGGCCGACAAGCTGCCCGGCGAGCCCGAGGTGAAGGTACTCAACCACGCCTGCTGA
- a CDS encoding DegT/DnrJ/EryC1/StrS family aminotransferase: MTVPLLDLKAQYATIGEQLEAEVLEVMRSARYVMGPKVEQLEQQVADYVGAKYGVGCASGTDALLLALMALDIGPGSAVITTPYTFFSTVSSITRLGALPLFADIEPRTYNIDPAQVAQILEQCDRDIEGRAVHRPSGRVVEALLPVHLFGQAADSDALLELCQRYDVALVEDAAQAIGTRDAAERMAGSIGLLACFSFFPSKNLGGLGDGGMITTDDELLAQRLRALRSHGAAVKYYHDEVGINSRLDALQAAVLSIKLQYLESWHAGRIANADRYRALLDRPELRGKVEAPLAPQKGRHIYNQFVVRAQRRDELRSFLQSRGIGCEIYYPLPLHLQRCFAFLGHSVGSLPNSELAAEQTLALPVYPELSDEQAAQVVEAMVDFYRSGE, from the coding sequence ATGACCGTACCCTTGTTGGATCTCAAGGCCCAGTACGCGACCATCGGCGAGCAGCTCGAGGCCGAGGTGCTCGAGGTGATGCGCTCGGCGCGCTACGTAATGGGCCCCAAGGTGGAGCAGCTCGAGCAACAGGTCGCTGATTACGTCGGAGCCAAGTACGGCGTGGGCTGCGCCTCGGGCACCGACGCGCTGCTGCTGGCGCTGATGGCGCTGGACATCGGCCCGGGCTCGGCGGTGATCACCACGCCCTACACCTTCTTTTCGACGGTCAGCTCGATCACCCGTCTGGGCGCGCTGCCGCTGTTCGCGGACATCGAGCCCCGGACCTACAACATCGACCCGGCGCAGGTGGCGCAGATCCTCGAGCAGTGCGACCGCGACATCGAAGGGCGTGCGGTTCATCGTCCCAGCGGCCGGGTGGTCGAGGCGCTGCTGCCGGTGCATTTGTTCGGCCAGGCCGCGGACAGCGACGCGCTGCTCGAGCTGTGCCAGCGCTACGACGTGGCGCTGGTGGAGGACGCGGCCCAGGCCATCGGCACCCGCGACGCGGCGGAGCGCATGGCCGGCTCGATCGGACTGCTGGCCTGCTTCTCGTTCTTCCCGAGCAAGAACCTCGGCGGCCTGGGCGACGGCGGGATGATCACCACCGACGACGAACTGCTGGCGCAGCGACTGCGCGCATTGCGCTCCCACGGCGCGGCGGTCAAGTACTATCACGACGAGGTCGGGATCAACTCGCGGCTCGACGCGCTGCAGGCCGCGGTGCTGTCGATCAAGCTGCAATACCTCGAGTCGTGGCACGCCGGACGGATTGCCAACGCCGATCGCTATCGCGCGTTGCTGGACCGTCCCGAGCTGCGCGGCAAGGTCGAGGCGCCCCTGGCGCCGCAAAAGGGTCGTCATATTTACAACCAGTTCGTGGTGCGCGCACAGCGCCGCGACGAACTGCGCAGCTTTCTGCAAAGTCGCGGAATCGGCTGCGAGATCTACTACCCGCTGCCGCTGCATTTACAGCGCTGCTTCGCCTTCCTCGGGCACAGCGTCGGTTCGTTGCCCAACTCCGAGCTGGCGGCCGAGCAGACCTTGGCGCTGCCGGTCTATCCCGAGCTGTCCGATGAGCAGGCGGCCCAGGTGGTCGAGGCGATGGTCGATTTCTATCGGTCCGGAGAGTAG
- a CDS encoding potassium channel protein, with translation MAVGFRRGLLITLCAVISVLIFGTLGYRTLYPDSEPFDAFYMTVITITTVGFNEVFELDQAGKLFTAVLILLGWSVLTLALAVITSNIVSGKLTTVFGRKKVKRQIEKIKDHYIVCGFGRMGAIVSNQLANGSVPFVVVESDVASCEKLDLNEMLFIQGDAGDEDVLRRAGIERARGVVAAVGSDAENVFICLTARQMNQRLFILARSLDEAAERKLRAAGANIVISPYSIGGMRMANAILRPHVVDLLDLAMFSEEMDVLMEQITLPEGSSMVEKTLKQSNIHIDYGLIIIGIRRADGRFHFNPSGNTRLEAGDTLITMGPHGDLKRLENHL, from the coding sequence ATGGCAGTGGGCTTCCGACGCGGATTACTAATCACATTGTGTGCCGTTATATCAGTGCTGATATTCGGCACCTTGGGCTATCGGACCCTCTATCCCGACTCGGAGCCCTTTGACGCGTTCTACATGACCGTGATCACCATCACCACGGTCGGCTTCAACGAGGTGTTCGAGCTCGACCAGGCGGGCAAGCTGTTCACCGCAGTGCTGATCCTGCTTGGTTGGTCGGTGCTGACCCTGGCGCTGGCCGTTATCACCAGCAACATCGTTTCGGGCAAGCTGACCACTGTCTTTGGGAGAAAAAAGGTGAAAAGGCAGATAGAGAAGATCAAGGACCACTACATCGTCTGTGGATTCGGCAGAATGGGAGCGATCGTCTCCAATCAACTGGCGAACGGCAGTGTACCGTTCGTGGTTGTCGAGTCCGATGTCGCTTCCTGCGAAAAGCTCGATCTGAACGAAATGCTGTTCATCCAGGGCGACGCCGGAGACGAGGACGTGCTGCGGCGCGCGGGGATCGAGCGCGCCCGGGGCGTGGTCGCGGCTGTGGGCTCGGATGCGGAGAACGTCTTCATCTGCCTTACCGCGCGCCAGATGAACCAGCGGCTGTTCATCCTCGCCCGTTCCCTGGACGAGGCCGCCGAGCGTAAGCTGCGCGCAGCCGGGGCCAACATCGTGATCAGCCCTTACTCCATCGGCGGCATGCGCATGGCCAACGCGATTCTGCGTCCCCACGTGGTCGACCTGCTCGATCTGGCGATGTTTAGCGAGGAGATGGACGTGCTGATGGAGCAGATCACGCTGCCGGAAGGCTCGTCGATGGTCGAAAAGACGCTCAAGCAATCCAACATCCACATCGACTACGGACTGATCATTATCGGCATCCGCCGCGCCGACGGCCGGTTCCACTTCAACCCCAGCGGCAACACGCGGCTCGAGGCGGGCGATACGCTGATCACCATGGGGCCGCACGGCGACCTCAAGCGCCTGGAGAACCATCTTTGA
- the cysK gene encoding cysteine synthase A — protein MKAVFTDNSLSIGRTPLVKINHITKGSQATVLGKIESRNPAFSVKCRVGASMIWDAEKRGVLRPGMRLVESTSGNTGIALAFVAAARGYKLTLTMPETMSFERRKVLLALGADLRLTEGARGMSGAIELANNLAADDPENTLLTQQFSNPANPLIHEQTTGPEIWDDTDGEMDVLVSSVGTGGTITGISRFFKNTKNKPIISVAVEPDSSPVIGQTLAGRKIKPGPHKIQGIGAGFIPEVLDLSLIDRVETVSSDEAFEYAIRLAREEGLLSGISSGAAMAAAHRLAMLDEFAGKTIVAIFPDSGERYLSTPLFNGIFDQV, from the coding sequence ATGAAAGCGGTATTTACTGACAACTCACTCTCAATCGGTCGCACTCCCCTGGTCAAAATAAATCACATCACCAAAGGATCGCAGGCCACGGTGTTGGGCAAGATCGAATCGCGCAACCCGGCGTTCTCGGTCAAGTGCCGCGTGGGCGCCTCGATGATCTGGGACGCGGAGAAACGCGGAGTGCTGCGGCCGGGCATGCGGCTGGTGGAATCGACCAGCGGCAATACGGGCATCGCCCTGGCCTTTGTCGCTGCGGCGCGCGGCTACAAACTAACGTTGACCATGCCCGAGACCATGTCCTTCGAACGCCGCAAGGTGCTGCTGGCGTTGGGCGCCGACCTGCGGCTGACCGAGGGCGCGCGCGGCATGTCCGGCGCCATCGAACTGGCGAACAATCTCGCGGCCGACGATCCCGAAAATACGCTGCTGACCCAGCAGTTCTCCAATCCGGCCAACCCGCTGATCCACGAGCAGACCACCGGTCCCGAGATCTGGGACGACACCGACGGCGAGATGGACGTGCTGGTCTCCAGCGTGGGCACCGGCGGCACGATTACCGGCATCTCGCGCTTTTTTAAAAATACCAAGAATAAGCCGATCATCAGTGTGGCGGTGGAGCCCGACTCCAGCCCGGTGATCGGCCAGACCCTCGCCGGCCGCAAGATCAAACCCGGACCGCACAAGATCCAGGGCATCGGCGCAGGGTTCATCCCCGAAGTGCTCGACCTGTCGCTGATCGACCGCGTCGAAACGGTCTCGTCGGACGAGGCGTTCGAGTATGCGATCCGTCTGGCGCGCGAGGAGGGCCTGCTCTCGGGCATCAGCAGCGGCGCGGCCATGGCCGCGGCCCACAGGCTGGCGATGCTCGACGAGTTCGCGGGCAAGACGATCGTCGCGATCTTTCCCGACTCGGGCGAACGCTACCTCTCGACTCCCCTGTTCAACGGAATCTTCGACCAAGTCTAA
- a CDS encoding sulfatase, whose translation MNSVPANDHALIAALRRAGRILPAALALGVLHGLWRSMHGGYLEDGLWALVGTALRQTADHAMAWGLLAAAIALLVQLLLGLLPSRRWRLIGAALFCLLFVLEAWGLRLAAASFLGQRLPTSYVGIDQGVLFRSTIWPAFDLAVSRFGWLVWSLVIGLALITALFSTALVWIVSKLARAPRSARLNTRFNPLRAWPVAAGLGGWALVAALALLLRPAPPIGAPSVLLISIDTLRADHLGCYGYCPPTSPKIDALSSEAVLFEQAVSLSPYTLPSHVSMLSGLNPLVHGVTTLDKRMPESMTLLSEVFAAAGFDTGAAVSNFLLGPTYGFAQGFAVYDFFPDRTAEVAAAAAQRFYEQRAGAQRPSFFFLHLMDPHFPYTAPPQQRAMFNGADAADFDQSLPFFEFRDRYRRAEPGVRHELVAAYDAEIRYTDEVLGGLLDQLKQLGLYDSMLIVVTSDHGEEFWEHGGLGHSVTLYDEVLHVPLIVRLPGAASAGLRIETQVRLSDLTATLAAKAGTAMPGQAEGRDLSSLIAGRGPSGLSVPALAMTDLFGPPRYSRRTTGLKWISSSRFQLGAEEDSFPERMFDLALDPGELRNLAPEQSAAVATLAAQARAEIEALTQLGTTIGREAAPKLDPLTRQRLKALGYLQ comes from the coding sequence ATGAATTCAGTCCCTGCCAACGACCACGCGTTGATAGCGGCGTTACGTCGCGCGGGCAGGATTTTGCCCGCGGCCCTGGCGCTGGGCGTGCTGCACGGACTGTGGCGCAGCATGCACGGCGGCTACCTCGAGGACGGATTGTGGGCCCTGGTCGGCACAGCTCTAAGGCAGACCGCGGATCACGCCATGGCCTGGGGCCTGTTGGCGGCCGCGATTGCGCTGCTGGTGCAACTGCTGTTGGGGCTACTCCCGTCGCGGCGTTGGCGCTTGATCGGTGCGGCGCTGTTCTGCTTGCTGTTCGTATTGGAGGCGTGGGGCCTGCGGCTCGCGGCGGCCTCGTTCCTAGGTCAACGGCTGCCCACCAGCTACGTGGGGATCGACCAGGGCGTGCTGTTCCGCTCGACGATCTGGCCCGCGTTCGACCTGGCGGTGTCGCGCTTTGGCTGGCTGGTCTGGTCGCTGGTGATCGGCTTGGCGCTGATAACTGCACTGTTCAGTACGGCGCTGGTCTGGATCGTATCCAAGCTGGCGCGTGCGCCCCGCAGCGCAAGGCTCAATACCCGCTTCAATCCCCTGCGCGCCTGGCCGGTTGCGGCCGGGTTGGGCGGCTGGGCGCTGGTCGCCGCACTGGCGTTGCTGCTGCGGCCCGCACCGCCCATCGGCGCGCCCTCGGTGCTGCTGATCTCGATCGACACCCTGCGCGCGGACCATTTGGGATGCTACGGCTATTGCCCGCCGACCTCGCCGAAGATCGACGCGCTGAGCAGCGAGGCGGTGCTGTTCGAGCAGGCGGTCTCGCTCTCGCCGTACACCCTGCCCAGCCACGTGAGCATGCTCAGCGGGCTCAACCCGCTGGTGCACGGCGTGACCACCTTGGACAAGCGGATGCCCGAGTCGATGACGTTGCTCTCCGAGGTGTTCGCCGCCGCGGGGTTCGACACCGGCGCGGCGGTGAGCAACTTTCTGCTCGGCCCGACCTACGGCTTTGCCCAGGGGTTCGCGGTGTACGACTTCTTCCCCGACCGCACGGCCGAGGTGGCGGCCGCGGCCGCGCAGCGCTTTTACGAGCAACGCGCGGGAGCGCAGCGCCCGAGCTTCTTCTTCCTGCACCTGATGGATCCGCACTTTCCTTACACCGCGCCGCCCCAGCAACGCGCGATGTTCAACGGCGCAGACGCCGCGGACTTCGACCAGTCGCTGCCGTTCTTCGAGTTCCGCGACCGCTACCGCCGCGCCGAGCCCGGGGTGCGCCACGAGCTGGTTGCCGCCTATGACGCGGAGATCCGCTATACCGACGAGGTCCTCGGCGGCCTGCTGGATCAGCTCAAGCAGCTGGGGCTCTACGACTCGATGCTGATCGTGGTGACCTCGGACCACGGCGAGGAGTTCTGGGAACACGGCGGATTGGGGCACTCGGTGACGCTCTACGACGAGGTGCTGCACGTGCCGCTGATCGTGCGGCTGCCCGGCGCTGCGTCGGCCGGCCTGAGGATCGAGACCCAAGTGCGATTGAGCGATCTGACGGCCACACTGGCCGCAAAGGCCGGAACCGCGATGCCCGGCCAGGCCGAGGGCCGTGATCTCTCGAGCTTGATCGCCGGACGCGGGCCGTCGGGCCTAAGCGTTCCGGCGCTGGCAATGACCGACCTGTTCGGGCCGCCACGCTATTCGCGGCGCACCACGGGGCTCAAGTGGATCAGCTCCAGCCGCTTCCAGCTCGGAGCCGAAGAGGACTCGTTCCCCGAGCGGATGTTCGACCTTGCGCTCGACCCGGGGGAACTGCGCAACCTGGCGCCGGAGCAATCCGCGGCCGTGGCCACGCTGGCCGCGCAGGCCAGAGCCGAGATCGAGGCTTTAACTCAGTTGGGTACGACCATCGGCCGCGAGGCGGCGCCAAAGCTCGACCCGCTGACGCGGCAGCGGCTCAAGGCCCTGGGCTACCTGCAGTAA
- a CDS encoding prepilin peptidase: MPILLIAIFALAFGSIVGSFLNVVIYRVPREESIVFPGSHCTSCGEHIAWYDNVPILSYLLLRGRCRHCGAHYSARYLLVEALSGAAAVLLVLVPVLGDYFWRPAVNLPFFAFIAALIVVAFIDIDFKIIPDRISLPGIPLGLLVSGLLSPVGWADSLIGIMLGGGSLLLVALGYYALTRKEGMGMGDVKLLAMIGAWLGWMSIPFILVTASFVGALIGGLILLRGRGTLKAQVPFGPFLAGAALVYLFAGVQITRLYVDLLAGSG; the protein is encoded by the coding sequence GTGCCGATACTGCTGATTGCCATCTTTGCCTTGGCCTTCGGATCGATCGTGGGCAGTTTTCTCAATGTGGTGATCTACCGCGTGCCGCGCGAGGAGTCGATCGTCTTTCCGGGCAGCCACTGCACCAGCTGCGGCGAGCATATCGCCTGGTACGACAACGTGCCGATCCTCAGCTATCTGTTGCTGCGCGGTCGCTGCCGTCACTGCGGCGCGCACTACAGCGCGCGCTATCTGCTGGTCGAGGCGCTGAGCGGCGCGGCGGCCGTGCTGCTGGTGCTGGTGCCGGTGCTGGGCGACTATTTCTGGCGTCCGGCGGTCAACCTGCCGTTTTTCGCGTTTATCGCCGCGTTGATCGTCGTGGCGTTTATTGACATCGATTTCAAGATCATCCCCGACCGGATCTCGCTGCCCGGGATTCCCCTGGGATTGCTGGTCTCGGGCCTGCTCAGCCCGGTGGGCTGGGCCGACAGCCTGATCGGGATCATGCTCGGCGGCGGATCGCTGCTGCTGGTGGCCCTGGGCTACTACGCATTGACGCGTAAAGAGGGGATGGGCATGGGCGACGTGAAGCTGCTGGCGATGATCGGCGCCTGGCTGGGCTGGATGTCGATCCCATTCATCCTGGTGACCGCGAGCTTCGTCGGCGCCTTGATCGGCGGGCTGATTCTGCTGCGCGGCCGCGGCACGCTCAAGGCCCAAGTGCCCTTTGGCCCGTTCTTGGCCGGAGCGGCGCTGGTCTACCTGTTCGCCGGGGTGCAGATTACCCGGCTCTACGTCGACCTGCTGGCCGGGTCCGGATGA
- a CDS encoding ATP-binding protein, with protein sequence MSRQRGLGLRWGLRTEIVLNITLLILALIGLISMAVMTLNKRSLVQQQVNSGRYVIGGFQAALSTLVDPQDPGQALREIFPRLLASFENPAQSPPIYGALIVDSDFDVIAHSHRALIGTPAMDDQFLAAAIRGRPVHEVTASGGSLGLGRSMEIRFSAPLFLNSTQQPRDEPIAYLRFTLRDEQAMGRFRLLTRGILAYEALAALILVPMISLLLMRTVVRPVRQLLLATTRISEGDYSVRIPRQPANEIGLLAQEFNRMAQRLQSGREELDARMEQLERAHNELSSARDELIVQDRLAYLGRVAAGVAHEIGNPLSAIVGYLEILKLGGDSDEPIERTLERAEREVARIDTIVRSLLDFARPGTAQSLPADPAAIARMSVELLKTQRALDNFEIELRLEEDMPAVVVDQGQLRQVLVNLIINATDAMPLGGRIEVGCSAAAFDPLAIKLPSMRPAQGDASVTDPSHGVVLSGPVRFKRGDPCVTIWVRDRGEGMEPELLQRIFEPFYTTKPAGRGTGLGLAICQRIVEAAGGLIAVESHRGEGSKFAIHLPVLGEQE encoded by the coding sequence ATGAGCCGGCAGCGCGGCCTCGGTCTACGATGGGGCCTGCGCACTGAGATAGTCCTTAACATTACGCTGCTGATTTTAGCGCTGATCGGCTTGATCAGCATGGCGGTGATGACCCTCAACAAGCGCTCGCTGGTGCAGCAGCAGGTGAACTCGGGCCGCTACGTGATCGGCGGATTCCAGGCGGCGCTGTCCACGCTGGTCGATCCGCAGGACCCCGGGCAGGCGCTGCGCGAGATCTTCCCCCGGCTGCTGGCCTCGTTCGAGAACCCGGCGCAGTCGCCGCCGATCTACGGCGCGCTGATCGTCGACTCGGACTTCGACGTGATCGCCCACTCGCACCGCGCGCTGATCGGCACGCCGGCGATGGACGACCAGTTTCTCGCCGCGGCGATTCGCGGTCGGCCGGTGCACGAGGTGACCGCCAGCGGCGGCAGCCTGGGGCTCGGCCGGTCGATGGAGATCCGCTTCAGTGCGCCGCTCTTTCTGAACTCGACTCAGCAGCCGCGGGACGAACCGATCGCCTATCTGCGTTTCACGCTGCGCGACGAGCAGGCGATGGGTCGCTTTCGTCTGCTGACCCGCGGCATCCTGGCCTACGAGGCGCTGGCCGCGCTGATCCTGGTGCCGATGATCAGCCTGCTGTTAATGCGCACGGTGGTCAGGCCGGTACGGCAGCTGCTGTTGGCCACTACGCGGATCTCCGAGGGGGACTACAGCGTGCGGATTCCGCGGCAGCCGGCCAACGAGATCGGGCTGCTGGCCCAGGAGTTCAACCGCATGGCCCAGCGCCTGCAGAGCGGCCGCGAGGAGCTCGACGCGCGGATGGAGCAGCTCGAACGCGCGCACAACGAGCTGAGCTCGGCCCGCGACGAATTGATCGTCCAGGACCGACTGGCCTACTTGGGGCGCGTAGCCGCGGGCGTGGCGCACGAGATCGGCAACCCGCTGAGCGCGATCGTCGGCTACCTTGAGATCCTCAAACTCGGAGGCGATTCCGACGAGCCGATCGAGCGCACGCTGGAGCGCGCCGAGCGCGAGGTGGCGCGCATCGACACCATCGTGCGCAGCCTGCTGGATTTCGCCCGGCCGGGCACGGCGCAGTCGCTGCCGGCCGATCCCGCGGCGATCGCGCGCATGTCGGTCGAGCTGCTCAAGACCCAGCGCGCATTGGACAACTTCGAGATCGAGCTGCGGCTGGAAGAGGATATGCCGGCGGTGGTCGTGGACCAGGGGCAGTTGCGTCAGGTGCTGGTCAACCTGATCATCAACGCCACGGACGCGATGCCCCTGGGCGGGCGGATCGAGGTCGGCTGCAGCGCGGCGGCGTTCGATCCGCTGGCAATCAAACTGCCCAGCATGCGGCCGGCGCAGGGCGACGCCTCGGTTACGGACCCGAGCCACGGCGTGGTGCTCTCCGGCCCGGTCCGATTCAAGCGCGGCGATCCGTGTGTTACGATCTGGGTCCGCGACCGCGGCGAGGGGATGGAGCCGGAACTGCTGCAGCGAATTTTTGAACCGTTTTACACGACCAAGCCCGCGGGTCGCGGCACTGGACTGGGCCTGGCGATCTGCCAACGGATCGTCGAGGCGGCCGGCGGACTGATCGCGGTCGAGAGCCATCGCGGCGAGGGAAGCAAGTTCGCAATCCACCTGCCGGTGCTCGGGGAGCAGGAGTGA
- the mce gene encoding methylmalonyl-CoA epimerase: MIKRISHLGIATPSIEAARKLYEDLLGLKVEHSEDIAAQKVRTAFLPVGEVNIELLEPLSSEGAIAKYLEKNGRGGMHHICFEVDDIDAELERLKQAGVPLIDEQARAGAHGARVAFLHPKGTHGVLIELAQHPED, encoded by the coding sequence GTGATCAAGCGGATCAGCCATTTGGGAATCGCCACGCCGAGCATCGAAGCGGCGCGCAAACTCTACGAGGACCTGCTGGGGCTGAAGGTCGAACACAGCGAGGATATCGCCGCCCAAAAGGTGCGCACCGCCTTTCTGCCGGTGGGCGAGGTCAACATCGAGCTGCTCGAGCCGCTGAGTTCCGAGGGGGCCATCGCCAAGTATCTGGAGAAGAACGGACGCGGCGGGATGCACCACATCTGCTTCGAGGTCGACGACATCGACGCCGAGCTGGAACGGCTTAAACAGGCGGGTGTGCCGCTGATCGACGAGCAGGCGCGCGCCGGCGCGCACGGTGCGCGGGTCGCCTTTTTACATCCCAAAGGGACGCACGGCGTGCTGATCGAGCTCGCCCAACATCCAGAGGATTGA